Proteins from a genomic interval of Nitrospina gracilis Nb-211:
- the mutL gene encoding DNA mismatch repair endonuclease MutL, with protein sequence MTIQILPDSLANQIAAGEVVERPASVVKELVENAIDAGATRIAVEIEGAGKESIIVRDNGCGMDPHDAKLALARHATSKISQPGDLVSIRTLGFRGEALPSIASVAKVRLTTCHAEGQAGTEVTVEGGQSAVVKETACPKGTTVEVRQLFYNTPARHKFLRRDNTEAGYITQVVQQQALAHPGIQFSLSHNGRTVVNTLPTDQVLYRIAELFGPELTRELLRVEKEEGRYRIEGYVSSPILTRSKRDDQFSFINHRHIRDKVLLSATQKGYSHLLPRGQHPVLFLYFSMDPDLLDVNVHPAKAEVRFAYQSEVYRFVMEAIQEALAGNEKSGLPEQTTFAPSRSAEGTAVPHVANGAGSETYTSVPRPHLERPPAGPPLRYQQTHSFQDMGQALQSFYGKGAGTASVHPGSLPPGIDLFRTRPRAVSDMIYSEFEPLGQLNNSFIIMQGRRGVLVVDQHIAHERVLYERFKKAALERKVEIQNLLFPLAIEFAPAEAQALEPELPELAKLGLEMEPFGTNGFLLRSVPAILKAHDHEAVVREIAAALARDEAQHSLQDKYDDIIIMMSCRNAIKVNHPMELDQIKKLLHDLEMTEMPYTCPHGRPIALLFDIEDILKQFHRK encoded by the coding sequence ATGACCATCCAGATACTGCCAGACAGCCTCGCCAACCAGATCGCCGCCGGTGAGGTGGTCGAACGACCTGCCTCCGTCGTCAAGGAACTGGTGGAGAATGCCATCGACGCCGGGGCGACGCGCATCGCCGTCGAGATCGAAGGCGCGGGCAAGGAGTCGATCATCGTCCGCGACAACGGATGCGGCATGGACCCGCATGATGCGAAACTGGCTTTGGCGCGGCACGCCACGAGCAAGATCTCCCAGCCGGGCGACCTGGTGTCGATCCGCACCCTGGGGTTTCGTGGCGAGGCGCTCCCCAGCATTGCGTCGGTGGCCAAAGTGCGCCTCACCACCTGCCACGCCGAAGGGCAGGCGGGCACGGAAGTGACCGTGGAAGGCGGGCAAAGCGCCGTCGTCAAAGAAACCGCGTGTCCCAAGGGCACCACGGTGGAGGTGCGGCAGTTGTTCTACAACACCCCCGCGCGGCATAAATTCCTGCGGCGCGACAACACCGAGGCGGGGTACATCACGCAGGTGGTTCAGCAACAGGCACTGGCGCACCCGGGTATTCAGTTTTCGCTGTCGCACAACGGACGCACGGTGGTCAACACCCTGCCGACAGACCAGGTGCTGTACCGCATCGCCGAGTTGTTCGGACCGGAACTCACCCGCGAACTGTTGCGCGTGGAAAAGGAGGAAGGGCGTTACCGGATTGAGGGCTACGTCTCGAGCCCCATCCTCACCCGGTCGAAACGCGACGATCAGTTCAGCTTCATCAACCACCGCCACATCCGCGACAAAGTCCTGCTGTCGGCGACGCAGAAGGGATACAGCCACCTTCTGCCGCGCGGCCAGCACCCGGTGCTGTTTCTGTATTTTTCGATGGACCCGGACCTGCTCGACGTCAACGTGCATCCGGCGAAGGCCGAGGTGCGGTTCGCGTACCAGAGCGAGGTGTACCGGTTCGTGATGGAGGCCATCCAGGAAGCACTCGCCGGAAACGAGAAGTCCGGCCTGCCGGAGCAGACAACGTTTGCGCCTTCCAGATCGGCAGAAGGGACCGCCGTTCCTCATGTGGCCAACGGGGCGGGGTCGGAAACTTACACCAGCGTGCCGCGGCCGCATCTGGAGCGGCCGCCCGCAGGACCGCCGCTGCGTTACCAGCAGACACATTCGTTTCAGGACATGGGACAGGCACTGCAATCGTTTTATGGGAAGGGTGCAGGCACCGCGTCCGTGCATCCCGGCAGTCTGCCGCCGGGGATCGATTTGTTCCGCACCAGGCCGCGCGCGGTGTCGGACATGATTTACTCCGAGTTCGAGCCTTTGGGTCAGCTCAACAATTCGTTCATCATCATGCAGGGACGACGCGGCGTTTTGGTGGTGGACCAGCACATCGCGCACGAACGCGTGCTGTACGAACGGTTCAAGAAGGCGGCGCTGGAACGCAAGGTGGAGATCCAGAACCTGCTGTTCCCGCTGGCCATCGAGTTCGCTCCCGCGGAGGCGCAGGCGCTGGAGCCGGAACTGCCGGAGCTGGCCAAGCTGGGGCTGGAGATGGAACCGTTCGGCACCAACGGGTTTTTACTGCGGTCGGTGCCCGCCATCCTCAAGGCGCACGATCACGAAGCCGTGGTGCGGGAGATCGCCGCGGCGCTGGCCCGCGACGAAGCCCAGCACAGCCTGCAGGACAAGTACGACGACATCATCATCATGATGTCATGCCGGAACGCGATCAAGGTCAACCACCCCATGGAACTGGACCAGATCAAAAAACTCCTGCATGATCTGGAGATGACCGAGATGCCTTACACATGCCCGCACGGTCGTCCCATCGCACTCCTCTTTGACATCGAAGACATCCTCAAACAGTTCCACCGCAAATAA
- a CDS encoding YdcH family protein yields MDIDPQTLEKAKSEIPEFKRLFDEHTRLKHQVEELNKRAYLTPEEELERKNFQKQKLNCKDQLERMLESLEPEAS; encoded by the coding sequence ATGGACATCGATCCGCAAACCCTCGAAAAAGCCAAAAGCGAAATCCCGGAATTCAAACGCCTGTTTGATGAACACACCCGCCTGAAACACCAGGTCGAGGAACTCAACAAACGTGCTTACCTGACACCGGAAGAGGAACTGGAGAGGAAAAATTTTCAGAAACAAAAACTGAACTGCAAGGACCAACTGGAACGCATGCTGGAATCGCTCGAACCTGAAGCCAGTTAA
- a CDS encoding NAD(P)/FAD-dependent oxidoreductase: MSKTYDVIVIGAGPAGAATALLLQARGYEVCVVERARFPRDKVCGEFISPAADPILEKLGVLSAIEATNPLRLRGVAISAYEGEELAIDYPPHAGRAMTSLSLSRLSFDHILFSKMQERGITVLQEHQVDDLVFDAGMVTGITGRDPGNQPFTLHARVVVDAGGRNAVSIRRMGLRRRPKLRRGKVALAAHWKNAELPADYCYMHISRPGYTGMAPVGDGTVNVVLVVDADRVKGEDIDDFYRRVVLGNARRREMLKDAEPAERVRTVDSLAFEVDPLPCGGLVLVGDAMGFIDPFTGEGIYLGLRSAELAAATLDVALQKGDVSRWMLERYALRRKQEFHKKFVLSRILQRLIYRPGPCRSVVRLLAEYPSLAATLVGVIGDYLPAGRVVSMSFLLRVVMAWVRTPAATRSLKPSPSSALDNRPLPEEG, encoded by the coding sequence ATGTCGAAAACGTATGATGTGATCGTGATCGGAGCGGGACCCGCCGGCGCCGCCACGGCCCTGCTGTTGCAGGCCAGGGGGTATGAGGTGTGCGTGGTCGAGCGCGCGCGTTTTCCCCGGGACAAGGTGTGCGGCGAGTTCATCAGTCCCGCCGCCGATCCCATCCTCGAAAAACTCGGTGTGTTGTCAGCGATCGAAGCGACAAACCCGCTCCGACTGCGCGGCGTTGCCATCTCCGCATACGAAGGCGAGGAGCTTGCCATCGACTACCCGCCGCATGCAGGCCGCGCCATGACGAGCCTGTCTCTTTCACGGTTGTCATTCGATCACATTTTGTTTTCAAAAATGCAGGAACGCGGCATCACGGTTTTGCAGGAGCATCAGGTGGACGACCTGGTGTTCGACGCGGGGATGGTCACGGGCATCACCGGGCGTGATCCCGGCAACCAGCCGTTCACCTTGCATGCGCGTGTGGTGGTGGATGCGGGCGGCAGGAACGCCGTATCGATCCGCCGCATGGGATTGCGGCGCAGACCCAAACTGCGCCGCGGCAAGGTAGCCTTGGCGGCACACTGGAAAAACGCGGAGCTTCCCGCCGACTACTGTTACATGCACATCAGCCGTCCCGGCTACACCGGCATGGCGCCGGTCGGTGACGGCACGGTGAACGTGGTGCTGGTGGTCGATGCTGATCGCGTGAAGGGCGAGGACATTGATGATTTTTACCGCCGCGTGGTGCTGGGCAATGCACGGCGGCGTGAGATGTTGAAAGACGCCGAGCCTGCCGAGCGCGTGCGCACGGTCGATTCGCTGGCGTTCGAGGTCGATCCGCTTCCCTGCGGCGGGCTGGTGCTGGTGGGCGATGCGATGGGCTTCATCGATCCGTTCACCGGCGAAGGCATTTACCTGGGATTGCGCAGTGCGGAACTGGCGGCCGCGACGCTGGACGTGGCGTTACAGAAAGGGGATGTATCGCGCTGGATGCTGGAACGGTATGCCCTGCGGAGAAAGCAGGAGTTCCACAAAAAATTTGTGCTGAGCCGGATTTTGCAGAGACTGATTTACCGCCCCGGCCCGTGCCGAAGCGTGGTGCGCCTGCTCGCCGAATACCCGTCGCTGGCGGCGACGCTGGTCGGCGTGATCGGCGACTACCTGCCCGCCGGGCGGGTGGTGTCGATGTCCTTCCTGTTAAGAGTGGTGATGGCCTGGGTACGAACGCCTGCGGCCACGCGGTCCCTCAAACCTTCTCCTTCATCGGCGCTCGACAACCGTCCCCTCCCGGAGGAGGGGTGA
- a CDS encoding FxsA family protein translates to MSFPVTIVILLFTSVVEVFSLTWLAGMISTINTISWIMFTLLLGVVIGRGYGEEWWDKMQWNLKSREMPAEEVINGAVMRFGSYLLLMPGAVTDFFGLLIIIPQTRFIARAVAMRLFKSKLAKGEKWFFFKGAEAG, encoded by the coding sequence GTGAGCTTTCCCGTCACTATCGTCATTCTGCTTTTTACCTCCGTCGTCGAGGTGTTTTCGCTGACCTGGCTCGCCGGGATGATCAGCACCATCAATACCATCTCCTGGATCATGTTCACGCTTTTGCTGGGCGTGGTGATCGGCCGCGGTTACGGCGAAGAGTGGTGGGACAAGATGCAGTGGAACCTGAAGTCGCGCGAGATGCCCGCCGAGGAAGTGATCAACGGCGCGGTGATGCGTTTCGGCAGTTATCTTCTTTTGATGCCCGGCGCGGTGACGGATTTCTTCGGCCTGCTCATCATCATTCCCCAGACCCGCTTCATCGCCCGCGCTGTGGCGATGCGCCTGTTCAAGAGCAAACTGGCGAAAGGTGAGAAGTGGTTTTTCTTTAAGGGAGCCGAAGCCGGGTAG
- a CDS encoding P-loop NTPase fold protein, translated as MSEESKNLTFSSDRPLSDPEQDKLGYKHFAKYVAKSICHMVPLEGVVYGINGEWGAGKSTLANFIISYLQDKEFLKEEGVVLNAPIIMEFNPWLFYGKGVLASQFLKELQWVLVNEGILKGYKVFGYDYLIKIQDLLSKTKISFWTQLLWLLPCFKHKNIKDLKGEIGDILKKKNRKVLVVIDDIDRLAIDEIIELFKLIKIIADFPNIIYLLCFEKKVVVNALKEFQKLPGDSYLEKIVQNPLDLPNPDETQLKEIISKRFGEVLGSKSEEFWGDSRTADMYYEVIVPLFNTPRHINRFINSLHITYPAIKDQVNLVDFICIELMRVFIPDAYEIVRNNKSYFVARSGFDSVSSDKKKEKIEPFHKEWFDRFGQAKSHKICGVTKKALMLLFPLLEQIWGGFTLGSDSEREWANDRRMCSEEYFEIYFRLSLSVGDFSVEEISSIVDLADDPKVLANKLNELGREKLPAGGSRLGRLLDVLEHWTDERIEVSKIHGIIKAFYLLGDKADLDEDKQGIFGLGNFPNISRKIHQLFRRINLDQKYQIIADCFGEAPISSFMLNQFQGYAIQHGRWKYTDRKSPTPPFREEDFDELERKIKKKILDAKNSNRLVDLGNLHLALLVWENLEGCEEECYEWARQMTAEEDGLVKLLEGFLSSVIRDGEKFYQLKPDSLKPFLEPSEIYPRAKQILENNGGLAEMQKIALETFIRDYEAQAEESSE; from the coding sequence GTGAGCGAAGAATCTAAAAATTTAACCTTCTCTAGTGATAGGCCATTAAGCGACCCAGAACAAGATAAGTTGGGTTATAAGCACTTTGCTAAATACGTGGCAAAAAGTATTTGCCATATGGTCCCACTAGAAGGAGTGGTTTATGGGATCAACGGAGAATGGGGGGCTGGTAAATCCACTCTCGCTAATTTCATAATCAGTTATCTTCAAGATAAAGAGTTCTTAAAAGAAGAAGGAGTCGTTTTAAACGCTCCCATCATAATGGAGTTTAACCCTTGGTTGTTTTATGGGAAGGGAGTATTGGCAAGTCAATTTTTGAAAGAACTACAATGGGTATTAGTTAATGAAGGAATATTAAAAGGATACAAAGTTTTTGGGTATGATTACTTAATAAAAATACAAGATTTGCTTAGCAAAACAAAAATTTCATTCTGGACTCAGCTTTTATGGTTGTTGCCCTGCTTTAAACATAAGAACATTAAAGACCTTAAGGGTGAAATAGGGGATATTTTAAAAAAGAAGAACAGGAAGGTTTTAGTTGTTATTGATGATATAGATAGATTGGCTATAGATGAAATAATTGAGCTTTTTAAATTAATTAAAATTATTGCAGATTTTCCGAATATTATTTACTTGCTTTGTTTTGAAAAAAAGGTGGTTGTTAATGCACTAAAAGAATTCCAAAAGCTACCTGGAGATTCCTATTTAGAAAAAATAGTTCAGAATCCATTGGATTTGCCGAATCCGGATGAAACTCAATTAAAAGAAATTATTTCTAAAAGATTCGGTGAAGTATTGGGTTCCAAGAGTGAAGAGTTTTGGGGTGATTCGCGTACGGCGGATATGTATTATGAAGTGATCGTTCCATTATTTAATACGCCTAGGCATATAAATCGCTTTATAAATTCTCTTCATATTACGTATCCCGCCATAAAAGATCAGGTTAACCTCGTTGATTTTATTTGTATTGAATTAATGAGAGTTTTCATTCCTGATGCTTATGAGATTGTAAGAAATAATAAGTCCTATTTTGTTGCTCGATCCGGATTTGACTCGGTTTCGTCTGATAAGAAAAAAGAAAAGATAGAGCCTTTTCATAAAGAATGGTTCGATAGGTTTGGGCAAGCGAAATCCCACAAAATATGCGGGGTAACTAAAAAAGCATTAATGCTACTTTTTCCTTTATTAGAACAAATATGGGGTGGATTTACTTTAGGCTCAGATTCAGAAAGAGAATGGGCCAATGATCGACGTATGTGTAGCGAGGAATATTTTGAAATTTATTTTAGGCTTTCGTTGTCTGTGGGCGATTTTTCGGTTGAAGAGATTTCTTCGATTGTTGATTTAGCAGATGACCCGAAGGTTTTGGCTAATAAGTTAAATGAGCTTGGTCGGGAAAAACTTCCCGCTGGAGGGTCTCGTTTGGGAAGACTTTTGGATGTCTTAGAGCATTGGACTGATGAAAGAATTGAAGTCAGTAAAATTCATGGGATTATTAAGGCATTTTATTTATTGGGAGATAAGGCCGACCTCGATGAAGACAAGCAAGGAATATTTGGTCTTGGTAATTTTCCCAATATTTCAAGGAAAATTCATCAGCTTTTTAGACGAATTAATTTGGATCAAAAGTATCAAATAATAGCTGATTGTTTTGGTGAGGCACCGATTTCAAGTTTTATGTTAAATCAATTTCAAGGTTATGCCATTCAACATGGACGTTGGAAATATACTGATAGAAAGTCGCCAACCCCTCCTTTTAGAGAAGAGGACTTTGATGAACTTGAAAGAAAAATAAAAAAGAAAATCCTCGATGCAAAAAATAGCAATCGTTTGGTGGACCTGGGTAATCTTCATTTGGCTTTATTGGTTTGGGAGAATTTGGAGGGTTGTGAAGAAGAATGTTATGAGTGGGCAAGGCAAATGACTGCGGAAGAGGATGGTTTGGTTAAGTTGTTAGAGGGATTTTTATCCAGTGTTATAAGGGATGGAGAAAAGTTTTACCAACTTAAACCAGATTCCTTAAAACCATTTTTAGAACCAAGTGAAATTTATCCAAGAGCGAAACAAATTTTAGAAAATAATGGTGGTTTAGCCGAGATGCAAAAAATTGCGCTTGAGACATTTATCAGGGATTATGAAGCTCAAGCTGAAGAAAGTTCTGAGTGA
- a CDS encoding TPR end-of-group domain-containing protein — protein MKIPPHIVQRYLPVLVVVFMGLALWSDQAPFNDPSPTENTAREGSATKTPGGAQPSGFSEGSKNQASDETRMAIHHYNEGNGFLSRGDWQEAVRNYKMALRHDKHLHPVYINLSSAYLKGQQFDAALETLNTLKEMEPDSPHLYYNLACYHALQNQTDEALTALKQSVQLGYKQFDAIRQDPDLASLRQTDAFKMWLNTLG, from the coding sequence ATGAAGATTCCACCTCACATCGTCCAGCGCTACCTGCCCGTGCTGGTGGTGGTGTTCATGGGGCTCGCCCTGTGGAGCGATCAGGCTCCGTTCAACGACCCCTCCCCCACCGAAAACACCGCGCGCGAAGGCTCCGCCACCAAAACCCCGGGCGGTGCCCAACCCAGCGGTTTTTCCGAAGGTTCGAAAAATCAGGCCAGCGACGAGACCCGCATGGCCATCCATCATTACAACGAGGGCAACGGTTTCTTGAGCCGCGGCGACTGGCAGGAAGCGGTGCGCAACTACAAAATGGCGCTCCGCCACGACAAACACCTGCACCCGGTGTACATCAACCTGAGCAGTGCGTACCTCAAGGGACAGCAGTTCGACGCCGCGCTGGAGACGCTCAACACGTTGAAGGAGATGGAACCGGACAGCCCGCACCTGTATTACAATCTCGCCTGCTACCACGCTCTGCAAAACCAGACGGACGAAGCCCTCACCGCATTAAAGCAATCCGTGCAACTCGGTTACAAACAATTCGACGCCATCCGGCAGGACCCCGACCTCGCGTCCCTGCGCCAGACCGATGCGTTTAAGATGTGGCTGAATACGTTGGGTTGA
- a CDS encoding methyltransferase domain-containing protein has translation MFAPPRNLRDELLDLDQAPFEEVKDSLNDVRRVNRYLSGYKVLLHHMRPFLESQPEGVPLTVLDVATGSADQPIELVRMARRMKRPIRVVALDVNAKMLRYAREETRRYPEIRFVQGDAKHMPFADGAFDVVINNLALHHFSEENAVILLGQFTRLARKGVVVNDLHRSYVAWVSIYILTRLLTNNRLTRYDAPVSVMNAFTPEEIAGLARKAGWRDFKVYRHFPYRIALVETKRA, from the coding sequence ATGTTCGCCCCGCCCCGCAACCTTCGCGATGAACTCCTGGACCTCGACCAGGCTCCGTTCGAGGAAGTCAAAGACAGTTTGAACGATGTGCGTCGGGTGAACCGCTATCTCAGCGGTTACAAGGTGCTCCTGCACCACATGCGGCCGTTTCTCGAATCGCAACCCGAAGGCGTGCCGTTGACCGTGCTCGACGTGGCGACGGGGTCGGCGGATCAACCCATCGAGCTCGTCCGCATGGCGCGGCGCATGAAGCGTCCCATCCGTGTGGTGGCGTTGGATGTCAACGCCAAGATGTTGCGTTACGCACGGGAAGAGACGCGGCGCTATCCCGAAATCCGTTTTGTGCAGGGCGACGCGAAGCACATGCCGTTCGCTGACGGTGCGTTCGATGTGGTCATCAACAACCTGGCGCTTCATCATTTCAGCGAGGAGAACGCGGTGATCCTGCTCGGGCAGTTCACGCGTCTGGCCAGGAAGGGTGTGGTGGTCAACGATCTGCACCGGAGCTACGTGGCGTGGGTGTCAATCTACATCCTCACGCGCCTGCTCACCAATAACCGGCTGACGCGCTACGACGCTCCAGTGTCGGTGATGAATGCGTTCACGCCGGAGGAGATCGCCGGCCTCGCACGCAAGGCGGGGTGGCGCGATTTCAAAGTGTACCGGCATTTTCCGTATCGCATCGCGCTGGTGGAGACCAAGCGTGCATGA
- a CDS encoding radical SAM/SPASM domain-containing protein, producing MESSQIDFSPTPNNSPYRAYSISWNITKRCNLNCEHCYLDADFRGGFRVDELTTQQCFNVIDQIAEVNPNAFLILTGGEPLLRPDIYDITRYAADRKFMVVLGTNGTIITRENAKKIKESGAHGVGISIDSMDAVKHDQFRGVSKAWEKSMEAFDILNDVGVDFLIQMSVSDMNYKEIPDVIAYAEKIGAVAFNLYFLVCTGRGQGNTDISNAAYEEALKILYQEQMKYKGRLMINSKCAPQYKRVVYENDPDSVYQRTYAGGCPAGTHYSRISPEGDLTPCPFIAESVGNLKTDTFQNLWYNAPLMNQLRDRKGLDGKCGSCEFSAMCSGCRARAFAETGNYMAEDPSCDYEPGQHGGKAIELKVEDTLGLEVEYRQKWTPEAKQRLERIPSFARGMVVQGIEKFAAERGVALIDEHVVKKSREEMIEKRGAMFPFLKKFINSEKS from the coding sequence ATGGAATCCTCTCAGATCGATTTTTCACCAACGCCGAACAACAGCCCCTACCGGGCTTACTCCATATCCTGGAACATCACCAAACGGTGCAACCTCAATTGCGAACACTGTTACCTGGACGCCGACTTCCGTGGCGGTTTCCGCGTGGACGAATTGACCACCCAGCAGTGCTTCAACGTGATCGACCAGATCGCCGAGGTCAACCCCAACGCGTTCCTGATCCTCACCGGCGGCGAACCGCTGTTGCGTCCCGACATCTATGACATCACCCGTTACGCCGCCGACCGCAAGTTCATGGTCGTGCTCGGCACCAACGGCACCATCATCACCCGCGAGAACGCGAAGAAGATCAAAGAATCCGGAGCACACGGCGTCGGCATCAGCATCGATTCCATGGACGCGGTCAAGCATGACCAGTTCCGCGGCGTGTCGAAAGCATGGGAAAAGTCGATGGAGGCATTCGACATCCTGAACGACGTCGGCGTCGATTTCCTCATCCAGATGTCGGTCTCCGACATGAACTACAAGGAGATCCCGGACGTCATCGCCTACGCCGAGAAGATCGGCGCGGTGGCCTTCAACCTCTACTTCCTTGTCTGCACCGGACGCGGCCAGGGCAACACCGACATCAGCAACGCCGCCTACGAGGAAGCGCTCAAGATCCTGTACCAGGAACAGATGAAGTACAAGGGCCGCCTGATGATCAACTCCAAATGCGCGCCGCAGTACAAGCGCGTGGTGTACGAGAACGATCCGGATTCCGTCTATCAGCGCACGTATGCGGGCGGGTGCCCGGCGGGCACGCATTACAGCCGCATCAGCCCGGAAGGCGACCTCACCCCCTGCCCGTTCATCGCCGAATCCGTGGGCAACCTGAAAACCGACACCTTCCAGAACCTGTGGTACAACGCACCGCTGATGAACCAGCTCCGCGACCGCAAGGGCCTCGACGGCAAATGCGGTTCGTGCGAGTTTTCGGCGATGTGTTCCGGCTGCCGGGCGCGGGCGTTCGCCGAGACCGGCAACTACATGGCGGAAGACCCGTCCTGCGATTACGAACCGGGTCAGCACGGCGGCAAAGCCATCGAGCTCAAAGTCGAAGACACGCTGGGCCTGGAAGTCGAGTACCGTCAGAAGTGGACGCCGGAGGCGAAGCAGAGGCTGGAGCGCATCCCCTCGTTCGCGCGCGGCATGGTGGTGCAGGGCATCGAGAAGTTCGCCGCCGAACGCGGCGTCGCCTTGATCGACGAACACGTCGTGAAGAAGTCGCGTGAGGAAATGATCGAAAAACGCGGCGCCATGTTCCCCTTCCTCAAAAAGTTCATCAACTCCGAGAAGAGCTAG
- the rnd gene encoding ribonuclease D, with the protein MYVTTESGLADLIAQLQDCDQLAIDTEFVREKTYFHRLGLVQLACNGICAAIDPIAIPSLDPLIDLLKRKDILKVFHAGKQDLEILYRLAGEVIEPVFDTQVAAAMIGWGAQISFAKLVKRATGKRLHKNETYSDWCRRPLSENQIEYALDDVRFLVPVYEKIVAQLKKLNRLEWVQEELKPLTDPEQFALPDPHTQFMRVKNMRTLKPKQMAVLREVAAWREKEARRRNCLAKFIIRDETLLQMARQCPETAQQLHDLRGMNGKEIQNHGDTLLKLIQKGRSVPEDQYPELPEGTSYATTRGVEELLAAYVQIRSEELRIEPHILADRKQIHSFVRYHEQEENLDEHPLFQGWRKHLIGRDLHMILEGEQGLIINKKGRVSLINPSPNPNPS; encoded by the coding sequence ATGTATGTGACCACCGAAAGCGGGTTGGCCGACCTGATCGCACAGCTTCAGGATTGTGACCAGCTTGCCATCGACACGGAATTTGTCCGCGAAAAAACCTATTTCCACCGCCTGGGCCTGGTGCAGTTGGCGTGCAACGGAATTTGCGCCGCCATCGATCCCATCGCCATTCCCAGCCTCGATCCGCTGATCGACCTGCTGAAGCGAAAAGACATTCTGAAAGTATTTCACGCGGGCAAGCAGGACTTGGAAATTTTGTACCGGCTGGCGGGGGAGGTCATCGAACCCGTGTTCGACACGCAGGTGGCGGCGGCGATGATCGGCTGGGGCGCGCAGATTTCGTTTGCCAAGCTCGTCAAACGCGCTACCGGCAAACGCCTGCACAAAAACGAAACTTACAGCGACTGGTGCCGCCGTCCCTTAAGCGAGAACCAGATCGAGTATGCCCTCGACGATGTGCGTTTTCTTGTTCCTGTTTACGAGAAGATCGTCGCCCAGCTCAAAAAACTGAACCGGCTCGAATGGGTGCAGGAGGAGTTGAAGCCGCTCACCGATCCCGAACAGTTCGCCCTGCCCGATCCCCACACCCAGTTCATGCGCGTCAAAAACATGCGCACGCTCAAACCGAAACAGATGGCGGTCCTGCGCGAGGTCGCGGCATGGCGGGAGAAGGAAGCGCGCCGGCGCAACTGCCTCGCCAAATTCATCATCCGCGACGAAACGCTCCTGCAGATGGCCCGGCAGTGTCCGGAGACCGCTCAGCAACTGCACGACCTGCGCGGCATGAACGGCAAGGAAATCCAGAACCACGGCGATACGTTGTTGAAACTGATCCAGAAGGGCCGCTCGGTTCCCGAAGACCAGTATCCCGAATTGCCGGAAGGCACGAGTTATGCCACCACCCGCGGCGTCGAGGAACTGCTTGCGGCGTACGTGCAGATCCGTTCCGAGGAGTTGCGCATCGAGCCGCACATCCTGGCCGACCGCAAACAGATCCATTCCTTCGTGCGCTATCATGAACAGGAAGAAAACCTCGACGAGCACCCGTTGTTCCAGGGCTGGCGCAAGCACCTCATCGGCCGCGACCTGCATATGATTCTGGAAGGCGAGCAGGGGCTCATCATCAACAAGAAAGGCCGTGTGAGCCTCATCAATCCATCACCCAACCCCAATCCGTCCTGA
- the tsaB gene encoding tRNA (adenosine(37)-N6)-threonylcarbamoyltransferase complex dimerization subunit type 1 TsaB, protein MRILAIDSSTPQCSVALLQDQAILQELTSQGQPAFSNRLLELVNRILTETKVRLDEVDGFAVTTGPGSFTGLRVGISLIKGFVLATEKPFIGVGTFDAWAAAVDTDTDPHALCPVLDARKKEVYAARFSRGRNQWTRDMEDRVLAPEALCGLIERPTLFVGSGVTAYREVFREKLGDLFLTDETAQIRSVASGAALWAAPRFEREHSYDLNTLKIHYIRKSEAELNFKG, encoded by the coding sequence ATGAGAATTCTGGCCATCGACTCATCGACCCCGCAATGCAGTGTTGCCCTCCTTCAAGACCAAGCCATCCTCCAAGAACTGACGTCGCAGGGCCAGCCCGCGTTTTCCAATCGTCTTCTGGAACTGGTGAATCGCATATTGACCGAAACGAAAGTCCGTCTTGATGAGGTGGACGGTTTTGCGGTGACCACGGGACCGGGTTCGTTCACCGGCCTGCGTGTCGGCATCAGCCTCATCAAGGGATTCGTGCTGGCCACGGAAAAACCGTTCATCGGCGTTGGCACCTTCGATGCCTGGGCGGCCGCCGTGGATACGGATACGGACCCGCACGCCCTCTGCCCGGTGCTGGATGCCCGCAAAAAGGAAGTGTACGCCGCCCGCTTTTCCCGCGGGAGAAACCAATGGACGCGAGACATGGAGGACCGGGTTCTGGCCCCGGAAGCGCTGTGCGGTCTCATCGAGCGACCCACCCTGTTCGTCGGCTCCGGCGTCACCGCTTATCGGGAGGTATTCCGCGAAAAACTCGGCGACCTTTTTCTTACGGACGAAACGGCACAGATCCGGAGTGTCGCGAGCGGTGCGGCCCTGTGGGCGGCTCCGCGATTCGAACGCGAGCACTCCTACGACCTCAATACACTCAAAATTCATTACATCCGCAAATCCGAGGCCGAACTCAACTTCAAAGGTTGA